One region of Synechococcus elongatus PCC 11801 genomic DNA includes:
- a CDS encoding ABC transporter substrate-binding protein yields MIHPPFCQCCGLSRRQFLKLSGLFTGSLALAAGCRPGNETSTAPSSPANDQPLKIGYLPITDAAPLLIGHSQKFFEQEGLQVEAPTLFRSWPQIIEAFIARKVNAIHILMPATISLRYGRNFPAKVVAWNHTNGSALTVGPSVNKVEDLAGRTIAVPFWYSVHNVVLQQVLQDTGLKVVRRPREAAIADDEVNLVVLPPPDMISALANDSIGGYIVADPFNAAAEKRKVGKILRFTGDVWKDHACCVIFMHEDDLKERPEWAQRVVNGLVASQAWMRDRRQEVAEILSKDGVGKYTPHPLPILQQALTAYSPEVYGPIGAIRHADWGSDRIDFQPYPFPSYTEKLVTLLQQTQVEGERTFLDQLSPQQVATDLVDDSFVRKAIAAKGGPAQFGLTPDFRRQEVFQVS; encoded by the coding sequence ATGATTCATCCGCCGTTCTGCCAATGCTGCGGCCTGTCCCGCCGCCAATTCCTCAAGCTTTCAGGCTTGTTTACAGGGTCTCTCGCTCTTGCTGCAGGCTGCCGTCCGGGCAATGAAACCTCAACCGCACCCAGTAGCCCTGCCAATGACCAGCCCCTCAAAATTGGCTATCTGCCGATTACCGATGCGGCACCCCTCCTGATCGGTCATTCTCAAAAGTTCTTTGAACAGGAAGGGTTACAGGTTGAAGCCCCAACCCTGTTCCGCTCTTGGCCCCAGATTATCGAGGCATTTATCGCCCGGAAGGTGAACGCCATTCACATCCTGATGCCCGCCACTATTTCGCTGCGCTATGGCCGGAACTTCCCTGCCAAGGTGGTTGCTTGGAACCACACCAATGGCTCAGCCCTAACGGTGGGGCCGAGTGTCAACAAGGTTGAAGACTTAGCCGGTCGCACGATCGCAGTGCCCTTTTGGTACTCCGTCCATAACGTTGTGCTGCAACAAGTGCTGCAAGACACAGGGCTAAAAGTAGTGCGTCGTCCTCGGGAAGCAGCGATCGCAGACGATGAAGTCAACTTGGTGGTGCTACCCCCGCCAGACATGATTTCAGCCTTAGCCAACGACAGCATTGGCGGCTACATCGTGGCCGATCCATTTAATGCCGCCGCTGAAAAACGCAAGGTTGGCAAGATTCTCCGCTTCACCGGTGATGTCTGGAAAGATCACGCCTGCTGTGTGATTTTCATGCACGAAGACGACCTTAAAGAACGGCCAGAATGGGCGCAGCGAGTCGTCAATGGCTTGGTGGCTTCCCAAGCGTGGATGCGCGATCGCCGCCAAGAAGTTGCCGAAATTCTTTCCAAGGATGGAGTCGGCAAGTATACGCCCCACCCACTACCCATCCTGCAGCAGGCGCTGACTGCCTACAGCCCCGAAGTCTATGGCCCCATCGGAGCTATTCGCCATGCCGATTGGGGCAGCGATCGCATTGACTTCCAGCCCTATCCCTTCCCGTCCTACACCGAGAAGTTAGTCACGCTGCTGCAACAAACTCAAGTTGAAGGCGAGCGAACCTTCCTCGATCAACTCTCGCCCCAGCAGGTCGCCACCGATTTAGTGGATGACTCTTTTGTCCGAAAAGCGATCGCGGCAAAGGGTGGCCCCGCTCAATTTGGCTTGACTCCCGACTTCCGTCGTCAAGAAGTCTTCCAGGTCAGTTGA
- a CDS encoding ABC transporter permease — MTISLRSRRPWFSGWQRIIQWIPYPLRGLLLGLLIWSALTSAWINPDPVWQAFAPESAIAALGKLLFNGTLWPHIGASLQRVAVGLLAAITVGVPIGLLFGLVPTIERSATGALQFIRMISPLSWMPIAVMAFGIGDLPVYFLLAIAAVWPILLSTSSGTAAVNQKLLLLARSLCATRSETIRRVVIPAIVPQILVGLRLAIGTIWIVLVPAEMLGVSSGLGYFILDTRDRIAYNELTAVLLAIGLIGCALDWSLQSLQKHWQLN; from the coding sequence ATGACGATTAGCCTGCGATCGCGCCGCCCCTGGTTCTCTGGTTGGCAGCGAATTATCCAGTGGATTCCTTATCCCTTGCGAGGGCTGCTGTTAGGACTGTTGATCTGGAGTGCTTTGACCTCCGCTTGGATCAACCCTGATCCGGTGTGGCAGGCCTTTGCCCCTGAATCAGCGATCGCGGCTTTAGGGAAATTGCTGTTCAACGGCACGCTCTGGCCACACATCGGTGCAAGCCTGCAACGAGTGGCCGTGGGCTTATTGGCAGCGATCACGGTTGGGGTTCCGATTGGTTTGCTGTTTGGGCTGGTGCCAACAATCGAGCGATCGGCAACCGGAGCATTGCAGTTCATCCGCATGATCTCGCCCCTGTCCTGGATGCCGATTGCCGTCATGGCCTTTGGTATTGGTGATCTACCGGTCTATTTCTTGCTAGCGATCGCTGCCGTCTGGCCAATTCTGCTCAGTACCAGCAGCGGTACTGCCGCCGTCAACCAGAAACTCTTGCTTCTAGCTCGTAGCCTCTGTGCGACTCGCAGTGAGACGATTCGGCGTGTGGTGATTCCTGCGATCGTGCCGCAAATTCTCGTGGGTCTTCGGCTGGCGATCGGCACGATTTGGATTGTCCTGGTTCCTGCTGAAATGCTAGGGGTTAGCTCGGGACTGGGCTACTTCATCCTCGATACCCGCGATCGCATTGCCTACAACGAACTCACCGCCGTTCTATTGGCGATCGGCCTGATTGGCTGTGCTTTGGATTGGAGCCTGCAATCCCTGCAGAAACACTGGCAGCTCAATTAA
- a CDS encoding phytoene desaturase family protein yields the protein MPQSHESVDLIVIGSGLGGLCCGALAARYGLDVLVLEAHDRPGGAAHGFERRGFHFESGPSLWSGLGRWPSTNPLAQVLRAIGEEVPVLTYREWGVLLPEGQLQIGVGNTDFLKTVTALRGPAAAQEWQDFMTWLAPYSAAANALPLLALRPGLSLFNTLAGSAGKLLPHLGRMAALGGAFGPIARRHLSDPFLLNWVELLCFLISGLPADQTSAAAMATLFGEWFEPDACLEYPVGGSAAIAEALVRGLQKQGGTLQVRSRVTEILVEGDRACGVRCADGQIIHARRAVVSNASIWDTLNLLPSDSLPTRWREQRQQTPACHGFLHLHLGLRGDDLQHLPLHHVWVGDWQRGITAERNMVVLSMPSLLQPDLAPAGHQVLHGYTPANEPWELWRDLEPGSAVYEAQKRDRCQIFWDVLEQLIPDVRDRAVISLEGTPRTQAHYLNTFQGSYGPAIGADQGLFPGCQTPIANLLLCGASVFPGIGVPPVATSGALAAHALVPASQQKKMLKEIGIL from the coding sequence ATGCCGCAGTCCCATGAATCCGTTGACCTGATTGTCATTGGCAGTGGCTTGGGCGGGCTGTGCTGTGGTGCTTTAGCCGCTCGCTATGGCCTCGACGTGCTGGTTTTGGAAGCTCACGATCGCCCCGGAGGTGCTGCTCATGGCTTTGAGCGGCGTGGTTTTCACTTTGAATCTGGCCCGTCGCTCTGGTCAGGCTTAGGGCGCTGGCCGAGTACCAATCCGCTGGCTCAAGTCTTACGAGCGATCGGAGAAGAAGTGCCGGTCCTGACCTATCGCGAATGGGGCGTGTTGCTGCCCGAAGGCCAGTTACAGATTGGGGTGGGCAACACCGACTTTCTCAAAACAGTCACCGCCCTGCGTGGACCAGCTGCTGCTCAAGAGTGGCAAGACTTCATGACTTGGCTGGCTCCCTATAGTGCTGCTGCTAATGCGCTGCCCTTGTTGGCGTTACGGCCTGGGCTCAGTCTGTTCAACACCTTGGCGGGAAGTGCTGGCAAACTGCTACCGCATCTGGGGCGGATGGCTGCTTTGGGTGGCGCATTTGGCCCGATCGCTCGACGTCATCTCAGCGATCCGTTTCTGCTCAACTGGGTGGAACTGCTCTGCTTTTTGATCAGTGGATTGCCTGCGGATCAAACCAGTGCAGCAGCAATGGCGACCTTGTTTGGAGAATGGTTTGAGCCGGACGCCTGTTTGGAATATCCGGTTGGCGGTAGTGCTGCGATCGCAGAGGCACTGGTTCGAGGACTCCAAAAACAGGGTGGCACCTTGCAAGTCCGCAGCCGAGTCACCGAAATTCTGGTGGAAGGCGATCGCGCCTGTGGCGTTCGCTGTGCCGATGGTCAGATAATTCACGCCCGTCGCGCCGTGGTCAGCAACGCCAGCATTTGGGACACATTGAACCTGCTGCCTAGCGATAGCCTGCCGACTCGCTGGCGAGAACAGCGGCAGCAAACCCCCGCTTGTCATGGCTTTTTACATCTTCACCTTGGGCTGCGCGGCGATGATTTGCAGCACTTACCGCTGCATCACGTTTGGGTGGGTGATTGGCAGCGAGGGATCACTGCAGAACGCAACATGGTGGTGCTCTCAATGCCATCTCTGCTGCAACCTGACCTTGCACCAGCCGGCCATCAGGTCTTGCACGGTTACACCCCAGCCAATGAACCGTGGGAATTGTGGCGAGATTTAGAGCCAGGCAGTGCGGTCTACGAGGCACAAAAACGCGATCGCTGTCAAATCTTCTGGGATGTGCTGGAGCAATTGATCCCCGACGTCCGCGATCGCGCTGTGATTTCCTTGGAGGGTACGCCGCGCACCCAAGCCCACTATCTCAACACCTTTCAGGGCAGCTATGGGCCTGCGATCGGTGCGGATCAGGGACTGTTCCCCGGTTGCCAGACCCCAATTGCCAATCTATTGCTCTGTGGAGCCAGCGTTTTCCCGGGCATTGGGGTTCCACCCGTCGCTACCAGTGGAGCGCTGGCAGCCCATGCCCTCGTTCCCGCCAGCCAACAGAAGAAAATGCTCAAGGAGATCGGCATTCTCTAA
- the lspA gene encoding signal peptidase II, with amino-acid sequence MMRFRYPAFWIPALGGLICDRLSKLWVVTEFQLYQSWPIWPQVFHFTYVRNSGAAFSLFSGGSGWLRWLSFLVCLGLAVWAWFGPRMTRSEQWGYGLIFAGAFGNGLDRFYDGAVIDFLDFRLIRFPVFNIADVLINLGVACLLLSFVRPLWTRRRSGQPPQTL; translated from the coding sequence ATGATGCGCTTTCGCTATCCCGCCTTTTGGATCCCAGCCCTGGGCGGCTTGATCTGCGATCGCCTCAGTAAGCTTTGGGTAGTCACTGAATTTCAGCTCTATCAAAGCTGGCCGATCTGGCCCCAGGTCTTCCATTTCACCTACGTGCGCAACTCAGGTGCTGCCTTCAGTCTGTTCAGTGGCGGAAGTGGCTGGCTGCGCTGGCTTTCCTTTCTGGTCTGTTTGGGGCTGGCGGTGTGGGCTTGGTTTGGCCCACGGATGACGCGTAGTGAGCAGTGGGGCTACGGCCTGATTTTTGCGGGTGCTTTTGGCAATGGCCTTGATCGCTTCTACGATGGCGCCGTCATTGATTTTCTCGACTTTCGGCTGATTCGTTTTCCCGTTTTCAATATTGCCGATGTCTTGATCAATCTTGGGGTTGCCTGTCTCCTGCTGTCCTTTGTCCGTCCACTCTGGACGCGTCGGCGATCGGGACAACCTCCCCAGACTTTGTAA
- a CDS encoding biotin transporter BioY yields the protein MSLTGLLWAGIGLLLTIAGTFIEPAIVVPTWQDGSLRWLTYSLTSSAQVAAMLFTSCMGGAEASFLAQVAYLALGLSRYPVFSQGGGPGYWQEPGFGFLLGFLPAAWLCGRWAFRQPVTPEHLSLGCLLGLATVQFFGAIYLALLTLGGGLHGGAAALPSLLWQYNIGPLSGQLALVCCVTLIAFLLRRLLLY from the coding sequence TTGTCGCTAACGGGATTGCTTTGGGCGGGAATTGGATTGCTGCTGACGATCGCAGGCACGTTTATTGAACCGGCGATCGTGGTGCCAACCTGGCAAGATGGCAGTCTACGGTGGCTCACCTATTCATTGACCAGTTCAGCCCAAGTGGCGGCGATGCTGTTCACCAGTTGTATGGGCGGTGCCGAAGCCAGCTTTCTCGCCCAAGTGGCCTATCTGGCTCTAGGGCTCAGTCGCTATCCCGTCTTTAGCCAAGGCGGAGGCCCAGGCTATTGGCAAGAGCCGGGCTTTGGCTTCCTGCTTGGCTTTTTGCCAGCAGCTTGGCTCTGCGGTCGCTGGGCCTTTCGTCAGCCAGTCACACCTGAACATCTGAGCCTGGGTTGTCTGTTGGGACTGGCAACCGTCCAGTTTTTTGGGGCGATCTATCTGGCCCTGCTGACTCTAGGAGGTGGTTTACATGGCGGGGCAGCAGCCTTACCCAGCCTGCTCTGGCAATACAATATCGGACCGCTCTCGGGGCAACTAGCGCTCGTCTGCTGTGTCACCTTGATCGCCTTCCTGTTGCGGCGGCTTCTGCTCTACTAG
- a CDS encoding sensor histidine kinase KdpD has translation MMPLLKARRGRHKVFIGMAPGVGKTYRMLQEGHQLRSEGLDVVIGLLETHGRLETRQQAQGLETIPARQLTYNGVVLSEVDIEAILQRQPQLVLIDELAHTNAPGSVNEKRYQDVELLLRAGLDVYSTVNIQHLESLNDLVARITGVIVRERIPDRLLEEADEVVVVDVTPETLEERLREGRIYALEKVPQALTNFFQRHHLVALRELALRAVADSIEEQAAGDRQGAGTVSVRERVLVCLSTHPQSIRLLRRAARLTSAMDARLYVLFVADPQRFLTKAEVLQLETCDRLCEMFEGTFLRVESTDVVAAIAKAATEQRITQVVIGESPSRKWLWWLRRPLTDRLLQRLRGQGVDLHIISFPGEHPTAELDG, from the coding sequence ATGATGCCGCTGTTGAAAGCTCGACGCGGCCGCCACAAAGTCTTTATTGGCATGGCTCCCGGCGTTGGCAAAACCTATCGCATGCTGCAGGAAGGGCATCAACTGCGCAGCGAGGGGTTGGATGTCGTGATTGGGTTGCTGGAAACCCACGGACGGCTTGAAACCCGACAGCAAGCCCAAGGATTGGAGACGATTCCTGCGCGCCAGCTGACCTATAACGGCGTGGTCCTCAGTGAAGTTGATATCGAGGCGATCTTGCAGCGTCAGCCGCAACTGGTCCTGATCGATGAACTGGCTCACACCAACGCTCCGGGGTCGGTCAATGAAAAGCGCTATCAGGATGTGGAACTACTGCTGAGGGCAGGCTTGGATGTCTATTCCACCGTCAACATTCAGCACCTCGAAAGCCTGAATGATCTCGTGGCTCGCATTACCGGCGTGATTGTGCGCGAGCGCATTCCCGATCGCCTCTTGGAGGAAGCCGATGAGGTCGTCGTGGTTGATGTGACGCCCGAAACCCTAGAGGAGCGTTTGCGCGAAGGCCGGATCTATGCCCTCGAGAAGGTTCCCCAAGCCCTGACCAATTTCTTCCAACGGCACCATCTGGTGGCCCTGAGAGAACTGGCCCTGCGCGCTGTGGCCGACAGCATCGAAGAGCAAGCTGCGGGCGATCGCCAAGGAGCCGGAACCGTCAGCGTCCGCGAGCGAGTCTTGGTCTGTCTGTCCACTCATCCCCAGTCGATTCGGTTGTTGCGGCGGGCAGCCCGCCTGACGAGTGCCATGGATGCGCGCCTGTATGTGCTGTTTGTGGCGGATCCGCAGCGGTTTTTGACCAAAGCCGAAGTGCTGCAACTCGAGACTTGCGATCGGCTCTGCGAGATGTTTGAGGGCACCTTTCTCCGCGTTGAAAGCACCGATGTCGTTGCGGCGATCGCCAAGGCAGCCACCGAGCAACGCATCACCCAAGTCGTCATTGGCGAAAGCCCCAGTCGCAAGTGGCTGTGGTGGCTGCGACGTCCCCTGACCGATCGCCTGCTCCAACGGTTACGAGGCCAGGGAGTTGACTTGCATATCATCAGCTTCCCCGGTGAGCACCCCACTGCAGAACTTGATGGCTAG
- a CDS encoding thioredoxin family protein, which yields MAKTASTMLALGTVAPDFALPDVVSGRTVQLADFRDRPGLLVMFICQHCPFVKHIEVELAAIGHDYPDLGIVAISPNSLQTHPQDGPEQLKAQAERLGFAFPYCLDESQAVAKAYTAACTPDFFLFDRDRRLVYRGQLDDSRPSNDRPVTGADLRAAITAVLAGEAPSADQKPSIGCNIKWHPGQEPDYYGAQLV from the coding sequence ATGGCAAAAACCGCTTCGACCATGTTGGCTCTGGGGACTGTTGCACCTGATTTTGCCCTGCCGGATGTTGTCTCTGGTCGCACGGTTCAACTGGCGGACTTTCGCGATCGCCCTGGCCTGCTGGTGATGTTCATCTGTCAGCACTGCCCATTCGTCAAGCACATCGAAGTGGAGCTGGCCGCGATCGGTCATGACTATCCCGACTTGGGCATCGTGGCGATCAGCCCCAACAGCCTCCAGACTCATCCCCAGGATGGTCCTGAACAGCTGAAGGCGCAGGCTGAGCGTTTGGGCTTTGCCTTCCCCTATTGCCTCGATGAAAGTCAAGCTGTCGCCAAGGCTTACACGGCAGCCTGCACACCAGACTTTTTCCTGTTCGATCGCGATCGCCGCTTGGTCTACCGCGGTCAACTGGATGACAGTCGCCCCAGCAACGATCGCCCGGTGACGGGAGCAGATCTACGGGCTGCCATTACCGCTGTGCTTGCAGGAGAGGCACCTAGTGCCGACCAAAAACCCAGCATTGGCTGCAACATCAAGTGGCACCCAGGCCAAGAACCGGACTATTACGGCGCGCAATTGGTTTGA
- a CDS encoding DUF1818 family protein yields the protein MGRILREGSGWRLGWDEAAERYPGLVGTTDWAVELTADEMADFCRLVQQLAETIAAIASELMPEERLQIEAESALLWLEAEGFPDAYDLRLILASDRRVEACWPAAAVPDLVAATHTLKAF from the coding sequence ATGGGGCGAATTCTGCGCGAAGGGTCAGGTTGGCGGCTGGGCTGGGATGAGGCAGCAGAACGCTATCCCGGCTTAGTGGGTACCACGGATTGGGCAGTCGAGCTGACTGCGGACGAGATGGCCGACTTCTGTCGGCTGGTTCAGCAACTTGCGGAAACGATCGCGGCGATCGCCAGTGAATTGATGCCCGAGGAACGCCTGCAGATCGAAGCGGAGTCAGCTCTGCTCTGGCTCGAGGCTGAGGGTTTTCCTGATGCCTATGACCTGCGTTTGATCCTCGCCAGCGATCGCCGCGTCGAAGCCTGCTGGCCCGCTGCTGCCGTACCGGATTTAGTGGCAGCGACCCACACGCTCAAGGCTTTTTAG
- a CDS encoding DNA-directed RNA polymerase subunit omega: MLQRFDLDSQDLLFKAESLIVASPNRYHVTLQIARRAKQARYEEMENLSEETGIKPVLRAILEMSDELNQPEIIGG, from the coding sequence ATGCTCCAGCGCTTCGATCTGGATTCTCAAGATCTGCTCTTCAAAGCTGAGAGCCTGATTGTAGCTTCCCCCAATCGCTACCACGTCACCCTGCAGATCGCGCGTCGTGCCAAGCAAGCGCGCTACGAGGAGATGGAAAATCTGAGCGAGGAAACTGGCATTAAGCCTGTGCTGCGCGCCATTTTGGAAATGTCAGACGAGTTGAACCAGCCGGAGATCATTGGCGGGTGA
- a CDS encoding DUF697 domain-containing protein, whose protein sequence is MLRNTRLLVLGVLVLVALGLVIWVIDALQRLYWQLSYSSPLLAGFLIFVLVLMIVAVIGSLIYSFSRFGRSPKRSQPIQLPEVKAEAAEENLKAVQQQVNQIADEIAREALLERSRQIATELERGELRVVIFGTGSAGKTSLINALLGRIVGKVEATMGSTEEGETYRLGLRGVGRDILITDTPGILEAGVAGRLREKLARQLAVEADLLLFVVDNDLRRSELEPCLDLARIGKRSLLIFNKADLYEERDREVILARLRERLKGLIPPADILTASACPQPVRLPDGSFLQPEPEVTTLLKRMAAVLRSEGEDLIADNILLQSQRLGEETRQLLDQQRQRQAEQIVDRFQWISAGVIAVTPLPGLDLLGTAAVNAQMVIEIGRLYDCDLDRDRGRDLALSLARTLTSLGLIKGATQIVAAALQTNVATAILGRAIQGVSAAYLTRIAGRSFIEYFRQNQSWGDGGITEVVQQQFQLNRRDEFIRSFIQDALVRVVEPLTAKLEGRLLPPGDRSR, encoded by the coding sequence ATGCTGCGCAATACGCGGCTCTTGGTCTTGGGAGTCTTAGTCTTGGTTGCGCTGGGGCTGGTGATCTGGGTGATCGATGCCCTGCAGCGCCTCTACTGGCAGTTGTCCTACAGCTCGCCCCTGCTGGCAGGATTTCTGATCTTTGTCTTAGTGCTGATGATCGTGGCGGTCATCGGCAGCCTGATCTATTCCTTTAGTCGCTTTGGCCGTTCGCCTAAGCGATCGCAGCCCATCCAGCTCCCTGAGGTCAAGGCCGAAGCTGCCGAAGAAAACCTCAAGGCGGTACAGCAACAGGTCAACCAAATCGCCGATGAAATTGCCCGGGAGGCACTGCTCGAGCGATCGCGACAGATTGCTACCGAACTGGAACGCGGTGAGCTGCGGGTGGTGATTTTTGGCACAGGCTCAGCGGGCAAAACCTCTCTGATCAATGCGCTGCTCGGTCGCATTGTCGGCAAGGTCGAAGCAACGATGGGTTCTACGGAAGAGGGTGAGACCTATCGTTTGGGGCTGCGTGGGGTAGGGCGTGACATTTTAATCACGGATACGCCGGGAATTTTGGAAGCAGGCGTGGCGGGTCGATTACGGGAAAAGCTGGCGCGCCAGTTAGCAGTCGAAGCAGATCTCCTGCTGTTTGTGGTCGATAACGATTTGCGCCGCTCAGAACTGGAGCCTTGTCTCGATCTGGCTCGGATTGGCAAGCGATCGCTCCTGATCTTCAACAAGGCGGATCTTTACGAAGAGCGCGATCGCGAGGTGATTCTGGCGCGTCTTCGGGAGCGCCTTAAGGGGCTGATTCCACCCGCAGACATTCTGACGGCTAGCGCATGTCCGCAGCCGGTGCGCCTACCGGATGGCAGCTTTTTGCAGCCAGAGCCAGAGGTGACAACGCTGCTCAAGCGAATGGCAGCAGTTCTCCGCAGTGAAGGCGAGGATTTGATTGCTGACAACATCCTGCTGCAGTCGCAGCGCTTGGGTGAAGAGACGCGACAACTACTCGATCAGCAGCGGCAACGGCAAGCTGAGCAAATCGTCGATCGCTTTCAGTGGATTAGCGCTGGCGTAATTGCTGTGACGCCTTTACCTGGCCTAGATCTACTAGGGACCGCCGCAGTCAATGCCCAGATGGTGATCGAAATTGGCCGCCTCTATGACTGTGATCTCGATCGCGATCGCGGGCGAGATTTGGCCTTGTCTCTCGCTCGAACACTGACAAGTTTAGGCCTGATCAAAGGGGCCACTCAGATTGTGGCAGCAGCCTTGCAAACTAACGTGGCGACTGCCATTTTAGGTCGCGCGATTCAGGGCGTGAGTGCCGCTTACCTAACGCGAATTGCAGGCAGAAGCTTCATTGAATATTTCCGCCAAAACCAAAGCTGGGGTGATGGCGGCATCACAGAGGTCGTTCAGCAACAATTCCAGCTCAATCGTCGCGATGAATTTATTCGTAGCTTTATTCAAGATGCTTTGGTTCGGGTTGTAGAACCCCTAACTGCCAAGTTGGAAGGGCGGCTATTACCTCCAGGCGATCGATCGCGCTAA